One window of Vespa velutina chromosome 2, iVesVel2.1, whole genome shotgun sequence genomic DNA carries:
- the LOC124946662 gene encoding hsp90 co-chaperone Cdc37 isoform X1, whose protein sequence is MVDYSKWKDIEISDDEDDTHPNIDTPSLFRWRHQARLERMEERKREHEEHEKKKAEHKQKLKDTKERLARLENEQKDSADLTALKKVLQDLEEEEKQIKAREDEMNKKEKMTPWNVDTIGQDGFTKTVINTKPARNDDDSSFSDEEKEKRMKQFVKDNEKKLKEFGMLRRYDDSKKFLLDNPQIVCENTANYLVIWCINLEMEEKHDLMEHVAHQCICMQYILELSKQLDIDPRACVSSFFSRIQIAEVEYKNSFDDELRAFKDRICKRAAEKVADALREAEEEERKARLGPGGLDPIEVFESLPKSFQKCFEAQDIPLLQQTIAAMPEEEARYHMKRCIDSGLWVPDAKAKDKEEQEQKEKEETTVTADPE, encoded by the exons ATGGTCGATTACAGCAAGTGGAAGGATATCGAA attTCAGACGACGAAGATGATACTCATCCTAACATTGATACACCATCCTTGTTTAGATGGCGTCATCAAGCGAGATTGGAacgaatggaagaaagaaaacgtgaaCACGAGGaacatgaaaagaaaaaggcaga aCACAAGCAAAAACTTAAGGATACAAAAGAAAGGCTTGCAAGGTTAGAAAACGAGCAAAAGGATTCTGCCGATTTAACTGcattaaaaaaagttttgcaagacctcgaagaagaagagaaacaaattaaagcaagagaagatgaaatgaataaaaaggaaaagatgacACCATGGAATGTGGATACAATCGGTCAAGATGGATTTACAAAAActgtaataaatacaaaaccAGCAAGGAACGATGATGATTCAAGTTTCTCagatgaagagaaggagaaaagaatgaaacaatttgtaaaggataatgagaaaaagttaaaagaatttGGTATGCTTAGAAGATACGACGATagtaagaaatttcttttggaTAATCCACAGATAGTTTGCGAGAATACAGCaaattatttagttatttgGTGCATTAATCTAGAAATGGAAGAG aAACACGATTTAATGGAACACGTGGCTCATCAATGCATATGCATGCAATATATATTGGAACTATCCAAGCAATTAGATATTGATCCTAGAGCTTGCGTTAGTTCCTTTTTTAGTCGTATACAAATTGCAGAAGTAGAATACAAGAATTCTTTTGACGACGAACTTAGAGCATTTAAGGATAGAATATGTAAGCGTGCTGCCGAAAAGGTTGCAGATGCGCTTAGAGAAgcggaagaggaggaaagaaaagcgaGGCTTGGCCCCGGTGGTCTTGATCCAATTGAAGTTTTTGAAAGTCTTCCAAAG tcttttcaaaaatgtttCGAAGCACAGGACATACCATTACTGCAACAAACAATAGCTGCTATGCCTGAAGAAGAAGCTAGATATCATATGAAACGTTGTATCGATAGTGGTCTTTGGGTACCAGATGCTAAAgctaaagataaagaggaacaagagcaaaaagaaaaagaagaaactacTGTTACGGCCGATCCAGAATAA
- the LOC124946662 gene encoding hsp90 co-chaperone Cdc37 isoform X2: MEERKREHEEHEKKKAEHKQKLKDTKERLARLENEQKDSADLTALKKVLQDLEEEEKQIKAREDEMNKKEKMTPWNVDTIGQDGFTKTVINTKPARNDDDSSFSDEEKEKRMKQFVKDNEKKLKEFGMLRRYDDSKKFLLDNPQIVCENTANYLVIWCINLEMEEKHDLMEHVAHQCICMQYILELSKQLDIDPRACVSSFFSRIQIAEVEYKNSFDDELRAFKDRICKRAAEKVADALREAEEEERKARLGPGGLDPIEVFESLPKSFQKCFEAQDIPLLQQTIAAMPEEEARYHMKRCIDSGLWVPDAKAKDKEEQEQKEKEETTVTADPE; this comes from the exons atggaagaaagaaaacgtgaaCACGAGGaacatgaaaagaaaaaggcaga aCACAAGCAAAAACTTAAGGATACAAAAGAAAGGCTTGCAAGGTTAGAAAACGAGCAAAAGGATTCTGCCGATTTAACTGcattaaaaaaagttttgcaagacctcgaagaagaagagaaacaaattaaagcaagagaagatgaaatgaataaaaaggaaaagatgacACCATGGAATGTGGATACAATCGGTCAAGATGGATTTACAAAAActgtaataaatacaaaaccAGCAAGGAACGATGATGATTCAAGTTTCTCagatgaagagaaggagaaaagaatgaaacaatttgtaaaggataatgagaaaaagttaaaagaatttGGTATGCTTAGAAGATACGACGATagtaagaaatttcttttggaTAATCCACAGATAGTTTGCGAGAATACAGCaaattatttagttatttgGTGCATTAATCTAGAAATGGAAGAG aAACACGATTTAATGGAACACGTGGCTCATCAATGCATATGCATGCAATATATATTGGAACTATCCAAGCAATTAGATATTGATCCTAGAGCTTGCGTTAGTTCCTTTTTTAGTCGTATACAAATTGCAGAAGTAGAATACAAGAATTCTTTTGACGACGAACTTAGAGCATTTAAGGATAGAATATGTAAGCGTGCTGCCGAAAAGGTTGCAGATGCGCTTAGAGAAgcggaagaggaggaaagaaaagcgaGGCTTGGCCCCGGTGGTCTTGATCCAATTGAAGTTTTTGAAAGTCTTCCAAAG tcttttcaaaaatgtttCGAAGCACAGGACATACCATTACTGCAACAAACAATAGCTGCTATGCCTGAAGAAGAAGCTAGATATCATATGAAACGTTGTATCGATAGTGGTCTTTGGGTACCAGATGCTAAAgctaaagataaagaggaacaagagcaaaaagaaaaagaagaaactacTGTTACGGCCGATCCAGAATAA